Proteins from one Chitinophaga oryzae genomic window:
- a CDS encoding monovalent cation:proton antiporter-2 (CPA2) family protein yields MNQHSLLFQSMIYLAAAIVFVPLAKKMGLGAVLGYLIAGVIIGPSVMGFIGKEGEDIMHFAEFGVVMMLFLIGMELEPTLLWRLRTSILGLGGLQVLGSAAAIAGLAYWLGQPFNASLALGMILSLSSTAIVLQTLNEKGWMQTAAGQSAFSVLLFQDIAVIPMLAIFPLLASGAAGTTDVHESSLRDNLPAWGQTLVVLGAVAAIVVAGRYLVNPLMRIIARTRVRELFTATALLMVVAIAVLMNLVGLSSALGAFLGGVVLANSEYRHELESDIEPFKGLLLGLFFIAVGASIDFSLIMEEPLLIFGLVLGLMVIKGIVLMILGKIFKLSTDQNLLFAFALADIGEFAFVLLAFSNQVRLIDGRLSAMLTAIVAISMALTPLIMLLYEKVIQPRFTRQAPRGNERSSDEIHEKNPVIIAGFGRFGSMTGRFLRANGIKCTILDMDSDRVDALHNLGIKVYYGDASRYDLLVAAGAADARLLIVATDQYEQTRQIVTLAQKYFPHLQLLVRAQQVEDTFELMDQGVLHIYRETVDTSLRMGADALRMLGVRAYHSERAARTFFRQDERTLKGLSAMRDDKKQYLVSMRERIDEMEKLIASDRIKTWLDEGQGWDASSIRDEVRGEAES; encoded by the coding sequence ATGAATCAACATTCGCTGCTATTTCAGTCAATGATATACCTGGCTGCGGCCATTGTGTTTGTGCCGCTGGCCAAGAAAATGGGGCTGGGCGCCGTGCTGGGCTACCTGATAGCCGGTGTGATCATTGGTCCGTCTGTGATGGGTTTCATCGGTAAAGAGGGAGAAGACATTATGCATTTCGCGGAGTTCGGCGTGGTGATGATGTTGTTTCTTATCGGGATGGAACTGGAGCCTACGTTGCTCTGGCGATTGCGAACATCCATCCTGGGGCTGGGAGGGCTCCAGGTGCTCGGCAGCGCCGCTGCTATCGCCGGGCTGGCCTACTGGCTGGGGCAGCCGTTCAACGCTTCGCTGGCGTTGGGTATGATCCTGTCGTTGTCATCTACCGCTATTGTGCTGCAAACGCTCAATGAAAAAGGGTGGATGCAGACGGCTGCAGGGCAGAGCGCTTTTTCCGTGTTATTGTTCCAGGATATCGCGGTAATCCCGATGTTGGCCATTTTCCCGTTGCTGGCCAGCGGAGCCGCCGGCACAACAGATGTTCATGAGTCATCGTTACGGGACAATCTGCCGGCATGGGGGCAAACGCTGGTGGTGTTGGGCGCCGTAGCCGCTATTGTTGTAGCCGGCCGCTACCTTGTCAACCCGCTGATGCGTATTATTGCCCGTACCCGTGTGAGGGAATTATTTACCGCGACGGCCCTGCTGATGGTGGTGGCCATTGCCGTACTGATGAATCTTGTAGGGTTAAGTTCCGCGCTGGGCGCCTTTTTGGGTGGCGTGGTGCTGGCCAACAGTGAATACCGCCACGAGCTGGAAAGTGATATAGAGCCTTTCAAAGGTTTGTTGCTGGGATTGTTTTTCATTGCAGTGGGAGCGTCCATTGATTTTTCGCTGATCATGGAAGAGCCGTTGCTGATATTCGGACTGGTACTGGGATTGATGGTCATAAAAGGTATTGTGCTGATGATATTGGGGAAGATATTCAAGCTGAGTACCGACCAGAACCTCCTCTTTGCCTTTGCGTTGGCTGACATTGGCGAGTTTGCGTTTGTATTGCTGGCCTTCAGCAACCAGGTAAGGCTGATCGATGGCAGGCTGTCGGCAATGCTCACCGCTATTGTGGCCATCAGCATGGCGCTGACGCCGCTGATCATGTTGTTGTACGAAAAAGTGATACAGCCGCGGTTCACCCGCCAGGCCCCGCGCGGAAACGAGCGTTCTTCCGATGAAATCCATGAAAAGAACCCGGTGATCATCGCCGGCTTCGGCCGTTTCGGCAGTATGACCGGGCGTTTCCTGCGGGCCAACGGTATCAAATGTACCATTCTTGATATGGATTCGGACCGGGTGGATGCGCTGCATAACCTGGGCATCAAAGTATATTATGGCGATGCTTCCCGTTACGACCTGCTGGTCGCTGCCGGCGCCGCCGACGCCAGGCTGCTGATCGTAGCGACCGACCAATACGAACAGACCCGCCAGATCGTAACGCTGGCGCAGAAATATTTCCCTCACCTGCAGCTACTGGTACGAGCGCAGCAGGTGGAAGACACCTTCGAGCTGATGGACCAGGGCGTACTGCATATTTACCGTGAAACGGTGGACACTTCGCTGCGGATGGGCGCCGATGCGCTCCGGATGCTGGGTGTGCGTGCCTATCACAGTGAAAGGGCCGCGCGGACTTTCTTCCGCCAGGACGAACGGACGTTAAAAGGCCTGTCGGCCATGCGCGACGATAAAAAGCAATACCTCGTCAGTATGCGCGAGCGTATTGATGAGATGGAAAAACTCATCGCCTCCGACCGGATCAAAACATGGCTGGACGAAGGACAGGGCTGGGACGCCAGTTCCATCCGCGATGAGGTACGTGGAGAAGCAGAAAGCTGA
- a CDS encoding NAD(P)H-dependent oxidoreductase, whose product MARVLINFAHPALEKSRVHQQLLAAIKGIKGITFNDLYEWYPDLDVDVAREQQLLERHDIILLQHPFYWYSAPAIIKQWMDLVLEHGWAYGHTGKALQGKYLGNVISAGSAESGYHPEGRHQYPVRDFLLPFSQTAVLCNMQYLAPYVIYGVHRMDIEDIRGVAQNYRNMLEQLRDDKLTPEALTRLTYMNEALQLPSQTR is encoded by the coding sequence ATGGCGCGGGTACTCATCAATTTTGCACATCCGGCACTGGAGAAGTCCAGGGTGCACCAGCAGTTGCTGGCTGCTATTAAAGGTATAAAGGGCATCACATTCAACGATCTGTATGAGTGGTACCCCGACCTGGACGTTGACGTGGCCCGGGAACAACAACTGCTGGAGCGGCACGATATCATCCTGCTGCAACATCCTTTTTACTGGTACAGCGCTCCCGCTATCATTAAACAGTGGATGGACCTGGTGCTGGAGCATGGCTGGGCTTATGGTCATACCGGCAAAGCGTTGCAGGGCAAATATCTCGGTAACGTCATTTCTGCGGGGAGTGCGGAAAGCGGATATCACCCCGAAGGCAGGCACCAGTACCCGGTGCGGGACTTCCTGCTGCCCTTCTCGCAAACCGCTGTATTGTGCAATATGCAATACCTGGCCCCTTATGTGATTTACGGCGTACACCGTATGGACATAGAAGATATCCGGGGCGTGGCACAAAACTACCGCAACATGCTGGAGCAGCTGCGGGACGACAAATTAACGCCGGAAGCCCTGACCCGGCTGACGTATATGAACGAGGCATTACAACTTCCATCCCAAACCCGATAA
- a CDS encoding carbohydrate-binding family 9-like protein, with translation MGSSCYEARKPAAHVFAIVIIGVIAVCAGVKNVSAQTFSEAFKPFAGTPRHYVCYRTADSVAIDGRLSEKAWGQVPWTEDFTDIEGAVKPVPPLRSRVKMMWDDQYLYIAAVMEEPHIWATLKDHDAIIFQDNDFEVFIDPDGDTHQYFELEINAFNTMMDLFMNKPYRHGGNALLNWDTKGLKTAVHINGTLNQPGDKDQEWTVEMAIPFHALRFFNDARRPSDGSTWRINFSRVEWDTDIKDGRYVKRKKPENNWVWSPQEIINMHAPERWGYLQFSTQPTHEATAPFRMPVAEPAKRLLWHVFDEQVRYRERHGKFAANLRELNLPAKQTAADGVTYSLQLEGISSQFTASVQGGKLEGTVYINQEGRIYSNTKRK, from the coding sequence ATGGGAAGTTCATGCTATGAGGCGCGCAAACCAGCCGCCCACGTTTTTGCTATTGTTATTATTGGAGTTATCGCAGTTTGCGCCGGGGTAAAAAACGTTTCCGCTCAGACTTTTTCGGAAGCCTTCAAACCCTTTGCCGGTACGCCCCGCCACTATGTATGTTACCGTACTGCTGACAGTGTGGCCATTGACGGCCGGCTGTCGGAAAAAGCGTGGGGACAGGTACCCTGGACGGAGGATTTTACTGATATTGAAGGAGCTGTGAAACCGGTGCCACCGCTTCGCAGCCGCGTAAAAATGATGTGGGACGACCAATATCTCTACATTGCCGCCGTGATGGAGGAGCCTCACATATGGGCTACCCTTAAAGACCACGATGCGATTATATTTCAGGATAATGACTTTGAAGTGTTCATAGATCCTGATGGCGATACACATCAATATTTTGAACTGGAAATCAACGCCTTTAATACCATGATGGATTTGTTTATGAACAAGCCGTATCGTCATGGTGGCAACGCGTTGCTCAACTGGGATACTAAAGGGCTGAAGACCGCCGTTCATATCAACGGCACCCTCAACCAGCCCGGTGACAAAGACCAGGAGTGGACCGTGGAAATGGCGATCCCGTTTCATGCGCTGCGTTTCTTCAACGATGCGCGCCGCCCGTCTGATGGCAGCACCTGGCGTATCAATTTCTCCCGGGTAGAGTGGGACACTGATATCAAAGACGGTCGGTATGTAAAGCGGAAGAAGCCGGAAAACAACTGGGTATGGTCTCCGCAGGAAATCATCAATATGCATGCCCCTGAGAGATGGGGATACCTGCAGTTCAGCACACAGCCCACCCATGAAGCCACCGCTCCCTTCCGGATGCCGGTTGCCGAACCCGCCAAACGCCTGTTGTGGCATGTATTTGATGAGCAGGTGCGGTACCGGGAGCGGCACGGTAAATTTGCCGCCAACCTGCGGGAGCTGAACCTGCCTGCCAAACAAACCGCTGCCGATGGTGTTACCTACTCGCTGCAGCTGGAAGGCATCAGTTCGCAGTTCACCGCCTCCGTACAGGGCGGCAAACTGGAGGGAACTGTTTACATTAACCAGGAAGGCCGTATCTACAGCAACACGAAAAGAAAATAA
- a CDS encoding M13 family metallopeptidase: MRKYLLTGVSIAGMACMAACNQGQSTADQQQATPDILAANVDSTVNPAQDYFDYVNGGWIKRNPIPAEYSSWGIGNLVQEELYKRLRLINEQAVEKPGDDISRKIAAFWKSGMDSVALNAAGIKPIEADLKAIDAVTNTGELVALAAQQNIFTGAMCSPYIAQDAKNSEAMALQFYQGGLGLPNRDYYFNTDERTTKIRQAYPAHIAKMLQFTGMDSIAAKAAAASVVQLETILAKSSRKLADLRDPEANYHKMAVTQLNKIAGNIDWAAFIKQQGINSHADTIIVGQPEFYTALSNAVKSQPLDTWKQYLKWHLINSSASMLSDDIAATDFAFYGTLLKGQEKQKPRWKRVLDAEERAMGEALGQLFVKEFFNATAKKRYENLVEDIRGALKTRIENLTWMSDSTKQKALYKLSKITKKVGYPDKWKDFSTMAIKDQSYAANARAAQQWWHNYQVNKLGKPVDRTEWDMTPQTYNAYYNPSNNEIVLPAGIFTVPGKRDEELDDALVYGYAGASTIGHEITHGFDDEGRQFDADGNLKNWWTKEDEAKFNQRAAVMINQFNSYVVVDSLHINGKATLGENIADLGGILLGWDAFQKTEQFKKNQPIAGYSPAQRYFMGYSLGWLSHTKKEDLARRVLTDVHSPAKFRVIGPFSDVDAFYKVYNLKEGDGMWRPDSARVRIW; this comes from the coding sequence ATGAGGAAATACCTGCTCACAGGCGTCAGCATTGCCGGCATGGCATGCATGGCCGCCTGCAACCAGGGACAGTCGACGGCCGATCAGCAACAAGCCACTCCCGACATCCTGGCTGCCAACGTAGACAGCACCGTCAACCCCGCACAAGATTATTTTGACTATGTCAACGGCGGATGGATCAAACGTAATCCTATCCCTGCAGAGTACAGCTCCTGGGGCATCGGCAATCTGGTGCAGGAAGAACTGTATAAACGTCTCCGGCTCATCAACGAGCAGGCTGTCGAAAAACCGGGCGATGATATCTCCCGTAAAATCGCCGCTTTCTGGAAAAGCGGGATGGACTCCGTAGCACTCAACGCCGCCGGCATTAAACCTATCGAGGCCGATCTGAAAGCCATCGATGCCGTTACCAACACCGGGGAACTGGTAGCCCTCGCCGCACAGCAAAACATCTTCACCGGCGCCATGTGCAGCCCCTACATCGCACAGGATGCCAAAAACAGTGAAGCCATGGCGCTGCAGTTCTACCAGGGCGGCCTTGGTTTACCCAACCGCGATTACTATTTCAATACCGACGAACGCACTACCAAAATAAGACAGGCGTATCCCGCGCACATCGCCAAAATGCTGCAGTTCACCGGTATGGACAGCATTGCCGCCAAAGCTGCCGCCGCCAGCGTCGTACAACTGGAAACCATCCTGGCGAAGTCCAGCCGCAAACTGGCGGACCTGCGTGATCCCGAAGCCAACTATCATAAAATGGCCGTCACCCAGCTGAACAAAATAGCCGGTAATATTGACTGGGCCGCCTTTATCAAACAACAAGGTATTAACAGTCACGCAGATACGATTATTGTGGGTCAACCGGAATTCTATACCGCTCTCAGCAACGCAGTGAAATCACAGCCGCTGGACACCTGGAAGCAATACCTGAAATGGCACCTGATCAACAGCAGCGCTTCCATGCTCAGCGATGACATTGCCGCCACCGACTTTGCCTTCTACGGCACCCTGCTGAAAGGCCAGGAGAAACAAAAACCACGCTGGAAACGGGTGCTCGATGCTGAAGAACGCGCTATGGGCGAGGCCCTCGGCCAGCTGTTCGTGAAAGAGTTCTTCAACGCCACCGCTAAAAAGAGATACGAGAACCTGGTGGAAGATATCCGCGGCGCGCTGAAAACACGCATCGAAAACCTTACCTGGATGAGCGACAGCACCAAACAGAAAGCGCTGTACAAATTGTCTAAGATCACAAAAAAAGTGGGTTATCCGGACAAGTGGAAAGACTTCTCCACAATGGCCATCAAAGACCAGTCTTATGCAGCAAATGCCAGAGCCGCACAGCAATGGTGGCATAACTACCAGGTCAACAAACTGGGCAAACCGGTAGACCGCACCGAATGGGACATGACACCGCAGACCTATAACGCCTACTATAACCCCAGCAACAACGAAATTGTGCTGCCTGCCGGTATCTTCACCGTGCCCGGCAAACGTGACGAAGAGCTGGACGACGCACTGGTATACGGTTATGCCGGGGCCTCCACCATCGGTCATGAAATTACCCACGGCTTCGACGATGAAGGCCGTCAGTTTGACGCAGACGGCAACCTGAAAAACTGGTGGACCAAAGAAGACGAAGCGAAATTCAATCAACGTGCAGCCGTGATGATCAACCAGTTCAACTCCTACGTAGTAGTAGATTCCCTGCATATCAACGGTAAAGCCACCCTCGGCGAAAATATCGCAGACCTTGGCGGTATCCTCCTCGGCTGGGACGCGTTCCAGAAAACAGAACAGTTTAAAAAGAACCAACCTATCGCCGGTTATTCCCCAGCACAGCGCTACTTCATGGGCTATTCCCTCGGTTGGCTCAGCCACACCAAAAAAGAAGACCTGGCGAGAAGAGTGCTGACCGATGTGCATTCCCCTGCCAAATTCAGGGTGATCGGACCTTTCAGCGATGTAGACGCTTTTTACAAAGTGTATAACCTGAAAGAAGGCGATGGCATGTGGAGACCGGACAGTGCACGCGTCAGAATATGGTAG
- a CDS encoding DUF5009 domain-containing protein gives MINKLSTGRILSIDAFRGITILVMIFVNSVAGVQGIPSWMQHAHADEDRMTFVDVVFPAFLFIVGMSIPFAINSRLSKGDSFWQLQKHILWRTLGLLVLGVFMVNTGELNPAATGMSMAVWALLFYGSVILVWNVYKFEQPWISWCLKGAGAVILIVLAVIYRGGEDGTHYLTPQWWGILGLIGWAYLYACIIYQLFKGNHNAIFLMIAVCIGYYILCRQPFIQNSEWSLLAAQSGNAAHTAIVLCGMLLTLFYFDEDLGLTGSRLVSRVAGFCTVLLIAGAWLRPAYKLSKIQATPSWCLYCAAICVAVFSLLYFLIDVKHFNRWTSFFKPAGSNPLLTYILPDIVYFGMMALGLSLPAVLQQGVPGIIWCMCFAVAMLFVVKGLNKLHIRLQL, from the coding sequence ATGATCAATAAATTATCAACCGGTCGTATTTTATCTATCGATGCTTTTCGCGGAATCACCATCCTTGTGATGATTTTTGTTAACAGTGTTGCCGGCGTGCAGGGTATCCCTTCCTGGATGCAGCATGCACATGCGGATGAAGACAGGATGACTTTTGTGGACGTGGTGTTTCCCGCATTCCTCTTTATCGTGGGCATGTCTATTCCTTTTGCGATCAATAGCCGTTTGAGTAAAGGCGACAGCTTCTGGCAGTTGCAGAAACATATCCTCTGGCGCACGCTGGGCCTGCTGGTGCTGGGCGTGTTTATGGTGAATACCGGTGAGCTCAATCCTGCTGCCACCGGTATGAGCATGGCCGTATGGGCCCTGTTGTTTTACGGTAGCGTAATACTGGTATGGAATGTATACAAATTTGAACAGCCGTGGATCAGCTGGTGCCTGAAAGGTGCCGGAGCTGTGATATTGATCGTGCTGGCGGTGATCTACCGCGGCGGTGAAGACGGAACGCATTATCTCACGCCACAGTGGTGGGGCATCCTCGGGCTGATTGGCTGGGCATACCTGTATGCCTGTATTATCTATCAGCTCTTTAAGGGTAATCACAACGCTATCTTTTTGATGATTGCTGTGTGCATCGGGTATTATATTTTATGCAGGCAGCCGTTTATTCAAAACAGCGAGTGGAGCCTGCTGGCTGCACAGAGCGGTAATGCGGCCCACACCGCTATTGTGTTGTGCGGAATGCTGCTGACTTTATTTTATTTTGATGAAGACCTGGGCCTGACCGGCAGCCGCCTGGTATCCAGGGTGGCAGGGTTTTGCACGGTGCTGCTGATTGCAGGCGCCTGGTTAAGGCCCGCATACAAATTATCAAAGATCCAGGCAACGCCCAGCTGGTGCCTGTACTGCGCAGCCATTTGTGTGGCCGTCTTTTCACTTTTATATTTTTTAATAGATGTAAAACATTTCAACAGATGGACTTCCTTCTTTAAGCCCGCAGGCTCTAACCCACTCCTCACCTACATCCTGCCGGACATTGTCTATTTCGGGATGATGGCCCTGGGCCTCAGCCTGCCGGCTGTTCTACAGCAGGGCGTGCCGGGTATCATCTGGTGCATGTGCTTCGCGGTGGCCATGTTGTTCGTGGTAAAGGGACTGAACAAATTGCATATCCGCCTTCAGCTGTAA